In a genomic window of Neisseria flavescens:
- the pilM gene encoding type IV pilus assembly protein PilM → MRLFKSTKDTKTGKVSSGLNNRSAIGVDISQHAIKMVQLTGRSLNQIQLEKYVITKLPKNIVKGDKIQDYDQLATYIQHTYTQLRSSCKNIVAAVPQNLATVEQIIYNPRDTDLDLEEFVEAEVGQFAPIEEMNYDFQAEEVGSGQHVLAVAAKKDDVEPRIEMFENAGLPLSALDLDLLAQRNAFVYWMNTHAPEMAEEKVAVFGIHATQMYALILQNGRILYTQETPVSTEQLNQLIQLTYQVTEEKAAQMMASQNKPSDYQSQIVDRFNVQVAQEVQRVLQFYDTTQDIDSFTNIKHILLTGFTAQQAGLAESIFSQTNTATEYLHPISYVERSAKVELPQFQIDAPSLTLAFGLALRGL, encoded by the coding sequence ATGCGCTTATTTAAAAGTACGAAAGATACCAAAACAGGCAAGGTTTCTAGCGGATTGAACAATCGCTCTGCCATCGGCGTCGATATCAGCCAACATGCCATTAAGATGGTACAACTGACAGGCCGTAGTTTAAACCAAATTCAGCTGGAAAAATACGTTATTACCAAATTGCCTAAAAATATTGTCAAAGGCGACAAAATTCAAGACTACGATCAGCTTGCCACTTACATCCAACATACTTACACACAATTACGCAGTTCTTGCAAAAATATTGTTGCGGCTGTGCCACAAAATTTGGCAACAGTCGAGCAAATTATTTACAATCCGCGTGATACCGATTTGGACTTGGAAGAGTTTGTCGAGGCGGAAGTCGGCCAATTTGCGCCTATTGAAGAAATGAACTACGACTTTCAAGCCGAAGAAGTCGGTTCGGGCCAGCATGTTTTAGCTGTTGCCGCCAAAAAAGACGATGTCGAGCCGCGCATTGAAATGTTTGAAAATGCGGGCTTGCCTTTGTCTGCTTTGGACTTGGACTTGCTGGCGCAACGCAATGCCTTTGTCTATTGGATGAATACGCATGCTCCCGAAATGGCAGAGGAAAAAGTTGCCGTGTTCGGCATTCATGCGACGCAAATGTATGCCCTGATTCTGCAAAACGGCCGTATCCTCTACACACAAGAAACACCGGTCAGCACTGAGCAGCTCAATCAGCTGATTCAGCTTACTTATCAGGTAACGGAAGAAAAAGCCGCTCAAATGATGGCTTCCCAAAACAAGCCTTCCGACTACCAGTCTCAGATTGTCGACCGTTTTAATGTGCAGGTTGCGCAGGAAGTTCAGCGTGTTTTGCAATTTTACGATACCACGCAGGACATTGATTCTTTCACCAATATCAAACACATCCTGCTGACCGGCTTTACCGCTCAGCAGGCAGGTTTGGCGGAAAGCATTTTCTCGCAAACCAATACGGCAACAGAATATCTGCATCCGATTTCATATGTGGAACGCAGTGCAAAAGTAGAATTGCCGCAGTTTCAAATTGATGCGCCGTCACTGACTTTGGCGTTTGGATTGGCATTAAGGGGACTTTGA